From a single Rosa rugosa chromosome 7, drRosRugo1.1, whole genome shotgun sequence genomic region:
- the LOC133723684 gene encoding putative F-box protein At1g70960: protein MTEFSKFPEEMALQILSRMPPKSLMRFKCVRKSWYTLIKSPSFVSKHLFNSLHNKQSTCIFCKRYVFRDIATKDVESVISLITFSNDDVGDNDHEHISHSVIQDIDLPLSMSGVPKNHVNEPELLGAVYITGHCDGIICLVHGEIVLWNPAIKQFKVLPKPLLTNGIVNSIGFGYDPRSKDYKVFSFPTHDEDRTSERDFNYPPQVEVYSLSTDSWTEINADHLETETTNLYPEYFQMNFKGIWYWTGSEQQKEFMVVYDSMDEEWVRQLIIVFDMNDQVFEDILFPYSLYHPMIPYLEMRVIVWNESVALFGQYRFGYADDAFGLWVMDDIVKGSWTKQLTLEVIVGTRMTLEMWKSDEILMVANDNRIFSFNFRTEEIKFLPIESTHPTFSAAIVCINSIVPVIHGRQQA, encoded by the coding sequence ATGACAGAGTTCTCCAAATTTCCTGAAGAGATGGCCTTGCAAATCTTATCAAGGATGCCACCTAAATCTCTGATGCGATTCAAGTGTGTCCGTAAGTCATGGTATACATTGATCAAAAGTCCCAGCTTCGTATCCAAACACCTCTTTAATTCCTTGCACAACAAACAGTCCACATGCATCTTTTGCAAGCGTTACGTCTTCAGGGATATCGCCACTAAAGATGTGGAATCTGTAATCTCATTGATTACTTTTTCCAATGATGATGTTGGCGATAATGACCATGAGCATATCTCTCATTCGGTTATCCAAGACATCGATCTTCCACTTTCTATGAGTGGAGTACCGAAGAACCATGTCAATGAGCCTGAGCTTCTCGGAGCTGTATATATTACAGGGCATTGTGATGGAATCATATGTTTAGTCCATGGTGAGATTGTGCTATGGAATCCAGCAATTAAGCAATTCAAGGTTCTTCCCAAGCCACTCCTTACAAATGGGATCGTAAATTCTATAGGATTTGGCTATGATCCCAGATCTAAAGATTACAAAGTTTTTAGTTTTCCAACTCATGATGAGGACCGAACTAGCGAGCGTGATTTTAATTATCCTCCACAGGTTGAAGTATACAGCCTCAGTACCGACTCGTGGACAGAGATCAACGCCGATCATTTAGAAACTGAAACTACCAACTTGTATCCTGAATATTTTCAAATGAACTTTAAGGGAATTTGGTATTGGACCGGCAGTGAGCAACAAAAGGAATTCATGGTTGTTTATGATAGTATGGATGAGGAATGGGTGAGGCAGCTGATCATTGTGTTTGATATGAATGATCAAGTATTTGAAGACATACTATTTCCATATAGTTTATACCACCCGATGATTCCTTATTTAGAAATGCGCGTTATTGTGTGGAATGAATCCGTCGCTCTTTTTGGTCAGTACCGTTTTGGTTATGCTGATGATGCTTTTGGATTATGGGTAATGGATGATATTGTCAAGGGTTCTTGGACAAAACAATTAACCCTAGAGGTCATAGTTGGGACTCGAATGACTTTGGAAATGTGGAAGAGCGACGAGATTCTTATGGTGGCTAATGACAACCGTATATTCTCCTTCAATTTCAGAACTGAAGAGATTAAATTTCTTCCCATTGAAAGTACGCATCCAACTTTTTCCGCAGCTATTGTATGCATAAACAGTATAGTTCCGGTTATTCATGGGAGGCAACAAGCATAA